ACTTTCGTCCAACTGGATGGTCGTCAACAAGCTGAAGTTGGAAGAAGACCTCATTGACTTGGTGACTTGGCAATTAGAGACTTGCGAGACTGAATCGGTATTTTAAATAGCCTTGTTATTACTCGCTGCATCAAGGAGCACAGAGCCAAGCTATGCGGACAGCCATGGAGCACCATTGCTCCATCCTACTCGTggcctccctcctccttgcATCTCCAGCATGGACATCGGCCTCCACGGGAAGTGACGACACCGACGCCGACCACCGTGCGCTCATGCAGTTCCGGTCCCTCATCACGGACGACCCATCCGGGGCCTTGGCATCATGGGGCGGCGGCAACAtgaccgcgccggcgccgtgcgGGTGGCACGGCGTCACGTGCGGGgtgcgcgggcgccgccgcggccgcgtgaCAGCGCTGGACCTCCGCGGGCTCGACCTAGCCAGCTCCGGCACCGCGGCTCCTTCATCCCTCTCGAGCCTCACCTACCTCCGGCGACTCGACCTCTCCGGGaaccgcctcggcggcggcgtgcccTCCCCATTGCCACCCTCCCTCGAGCGCCTCAATCTCAGCCACAACGCGCTGCAGGGGCCGGTGCCCGCGGCGCTGGGGTCACTGCACCGCCTCCAGGTGCTCTATCTCAGCTACAACAACCTCACCGGAGCAATCCCTGCCTCCCTTGGCAACCTCACCTCCCTCACCTCCCTCAGCCTCACCAGCAACAACCTCGCCGGCGCCATCCCTGGCGCTCTCGGCAACCTCAAAGCTCTCACCGGCCTCTTCCTTCACTACAACATGCTCCAAGGATCCATACCTTCCGCCGTGTTTAACATCTCCTCTCTCCAGAAACTTGACGTGCAGATGAACAACCTCACCGGGACTCTGCCCCCGAACGCCGGTGGCAGGCTGCCCAGACTCACGTGGTTCGTCGTTAACAACAACCGGCTACACGGTGCCATCCCGCCGTCGCTCTGCAACGCCTCCAAGCTGGAGTTGGCACAGATGTATGACAATTCCTTCTCCGGAGTCATACCGGACTGCCTTGGAACTCACCTCAAGAACTTGTGGGCACTGACACTGGACGGCAACCAGCTGGAAGCAAATGTTGATGCTGACTGGGGATTCATGGATAGTCTGACCAACTGCAGCAATCTGAAGATCATTAGCCTGGTTGAAAACAAGCTGGGAGGTGTGCTTCCTGGCTCGATCGCAAACCTTTCGACGAGCATGGAGTACTTGGGCATAAGTATCAACATGGTAAGTGGCCAAATACCTCAGGAAATCGGCAACCTTGTCAACTTGAACGCCATTGATATGGATCTCAATAAGCTTACTGGTATTATCCCTACCTCAATTGGCAAACTTAACAAGCTGAACAGGCTTGACTTGTCCGCCAACAAGCTATCAGGGCAAATTCCACCAACAATTGGCAATCTCACCGTGCTCACCGAATTATCCCTTTTGGACAACATGCTCACGGGTCCCATTCCTTCCAGTCTTGGAAGTTGCCCTTTGCAGACGCTGAACCTGGGGCACAATCGCCTTGCTGGTCCAATACCAAAAGAAGTTCTCCTCATATCCACACTTTCCGACTACGCGACTTTCCACGAGAACATGCTAACTGGATCGTTGCCATCGGAAGTTGGTCACCTGAAAAATCTTGTGGCCCTTGATGTATCTGGAAATAGGTTAACCGGGGAAATCCCCAACTCTCTTGGCGATTGCCAAATCTTACAGTATTGCATTATGAAAGGGAACATGTTTCAAGGGAAAATTCCGGAGTCATTGGGACAACTGAAGGCCCTCTTGGCTCTTGATCTTTCAAGAAACAACTTGTCCGGTCATATTCCAGACTTCTTGGGTGACATGAAAGGTCTTGAACAACTGAATATCTCCTTCAACAACTTTGATGGAGAAGTCCCAAAGCAAGGAATATTTCTTAACGCCAGCGCATTTTCAGTTGAGGGAAACTCAGGCCTCTGTGGAGGTATTGCTCAGCTGAAATTGCCACCTTGCTCAGATAATGGCAGTACTAGCAACAATAAGCGATCACACAAACTTGTCATGATAGTCTCCACAGCCACTGCCTTTCTAGGAATCTCCTTGCTCCTTGCACTATGTGCATTATGTCATCAAAGAAGGAAGTTGATAAAGGCAGAACATGCCTTACCACTCATCAATGATCAGTATGCAAGGGTTTCATATGTCAACTTGATGAATGCAACAAAtagttttgcttctgaaaaccTCATAGGCATCGGAAGCTTCGGCTCTGTTTACAAGGGAACAATGATAAGCCATGACCAAGAAGTTGTTGTCGCTGTGAAGGTGCTCAACCTTCAGCAGCGAGGGGCGTCACAAAGTTTCATTGCAGAATGTGAGACTCTCAGATGTGCTCGACATCGGAACCTTGTGAAAATCTTGACGGTGTGTTCAAGTATTGATTCCGGTGGCCTTGATTtcaaagctattgtatttgattTCCTACCAAATGGAAATCTAGACCAGTGGCTACACCACCGTCTCAGGGAACATGGCACCCATAGTAGGATTGATCTTGTCCAACGGATAGACATTGCCATTCATGTCGCTTCTGCACTCGAATATCTTCACCACTATAAACCAACCCCGATAGTTCATTGTGATCTCAAGCCAAGCAATATTCTCCTTGACAATGACATGGTTGCCCATGTTGGTGATTTTGGGCTCGCAAGATTTGTGCATCAAGACCAGATTAACCCCTCAGATATATCAAGTGGTTGGGCCACAAGAAGGGGAACCATTGGATATGCTCCTCCAGGTCAGGTTCTAACAAGTACACTGCATTTTACTTTCATGATTGGTTGAAAATTGAAATCCACAAGCAAGTAAAATGCATTGCTCCGTTTTCTATCATTTAACATTGTACCTGTAGCATTGCTGATAGTCTTCTTTTAATTGCTGAATATGTGTGTTCCAAACAGAGTATGGACTGGGTAACAGAGTCTCAATCCATGGTGACATGTACAGCTTCGGAGTACTATTGTTGGAAATTTTCACAGGAAAAAGACCAACAGATAGCGACTTCGTGCAAGACCTCAACCTTCATAGGTACGTGCAAATAGCACTGCAAGATCAGCAAGTCACCAGTGTGGTAGACCAACAGTTACTGCCAGTACAAGATCCGGAACTCGAAGGGAGAACAAGCAGCTCCAGTAGCACCAGAGAAATTACAGTTGCCTGTGTTACTTCAATTCTGCAGATCGGAATTCTGTGCTCGAAGGAACTTCCAACAGACCGCTTGCTGATTGGTGATGCCTTGAGAGAGCTTCACAGAATCAAAGACAATTATAACCAGTTGCACTTATTAAGTACATAGAACTTTCTGAAACACAGGATTTCCATATCCCGAACCATTTTACAGTATTCCGTGATCAGAACAGATACCAGGTCCTTGACTGCACTCAACCTAGTGTTGGGCTTTTTACTTTTAAAAAGACATGAAAGCATAAGATTGACGTTGCATACACAATGGATGCCAGTATTGCATCCACCTGCACATCAGGGTCTAGAGTACATTGTTAGATTATCTTAATATATGATGTGGCCCATGTAATTAAAGAGAATGATTTTCATATGAAAAGATCGCAGTGTGTGTTTACTCCAATTATTCAGAGATATGTTGTTTTGCTATCTACATAATACATACCCATAAGGCAACTTTTTGCATCCAACTTCTACTCTGGCATTATGCAGTTATGCCTGTCATCATGCAATCTGCAGAAATAGATGAATGGTATAAATGGAGGGAAAACAGAGGTAAAGCTCTTGTTCCAAACCTGCTGAAGTTCTCATCAGTCACCAATAATAAACTGTTCAGCAACaaaaacatgcatgatgcattgTTACATTTTTAAAAGAAATGATGCATCATTATGGATTCTACTGCCTGCTGGCATGTTTAACCAATACTACATTTTCTGCTTCACCAATTCACTTTGTTCTTCTCATGAACTTTTGAGCAAGATCTTTGAGCGCTTGCCTCGAGTTAAGCACAACTTGATCCTCACTATCAGGAAGATCATCGATAGCACCCGCTGCCAGTTTTGCATGTTCAGCAGCAAGAGACCTCGTCCTCTTGATTCCCTGACTTTTTGAAAGGTATTTGAGGGCCTACAAGGGTAAAATTGAGCAGTTCTGAGACCACACTAGACAATTTATGAGCATTTCACAACCCAAATAGTTGGATTATATTActggaaacaaagaaaagtacattttcctttcaaaaaaaatacacttgcAATACGAACCGTCTTAACATTTAAAGGGTCATCAAATCCCTGTTCAACAATCTCATGCAGTTCAGGGAATTCTTCCATCGCAAAAAGTATGGGAGCTGTCACAATTCCCTGTCCATACAGGGCATATATGATTCCTTACATGTCATTGATATCTTAAAAAGTAAAATACTACTGAGGAAATATTGAGTGAATAACTGTATTACTTGATGGATATCAGACAAGGAGGCTTTGCCTAGTGAAGCTGATGTGCCTGTGAAATCGAGGATGTCATCGATCAACTGATATGCTATGCCCTGGAAGAGAGAGTGTAGGTCATCTTAACAGTTCATGTGTCTAGCAAAAATAGGAACAGCTTCTGTGTAAGGAAAAATACAACACACCAAGTGTCTGCCATACTGATAGGCAAGAGCTTGTACTTCTGTTGTTTGCTCAGCAAGGACAGCAATAGCTTTGCAGCTGTTTGAAATCAATGCAGCTGTCTTGTAGTATGTCTTCTGCAAATAATAGTCCATGCTGTACAAGCATCCATGAACAGGTGTCACATTAAGTAAAATATTAGAAAGTGTTGATTGTCATGGCTTGATGAACTCATCTAgcattcctttcttttcttgaatCTGCTCGATCCAGAACAAGGTTATCCAAGTTTTTAGTAGATAGATTAGCAACAATGATCTATTTAATTGTGATTGGCATTATATTAAGTAGTGAACATTTTTCCTGGACTTTGATTTGATGATAGTTGATGAAAAGTAACGTCAGTACATATCCACTCTAAGCTAAACAGCTACTTGCACACATATGACAGCCCAAATAATGAAGAGTTAAATAATCAACTGAGCATAACAACACATTCTAAGGCACTAATCTGCTACCTCCACACTGACACCACATCATATCTCAAACTTATCAAAGTTTATGGGTGCTATCTTTCATTAGTAAAATCTCAAGCAATAGACAAGATGCAAGAAAATGATAAAATGAATTGGACATGTACCTGCAGCGCTGTGCTGGAGTTATTGACATCTGCATAAGCTCACCAGTAACAAGATTATTTACAGCAGTTGCTAGTAATGATACAACCTGCAGAATTAAAAATAATTTCGGTATCTTGACGTTATGAACATGCAAAAGATACAGACTGGAAAGGAACTCACATAATCTGATGTTGAAAGAAATGGGAGAAGATGCAGAGTGACATGGCAGCTCACATGCTAAAAACTAAAGTGATTTTGTTCTTTCAGTTGTATTTTTTTAGCCCCCACTCATAGTCTATTTTATCCTCGATAGCAATATTCCCAACAAAGTCAAACAAAGATGAAGGAAAATAATATAACTTGTTAGCCTTTACAAAGGAGAAACATCGCACCTCAGTATTGTCAAGAGACACAGCTGCAGAAAATGCCCTGAAAAGTAGGAAATCGCCAGCCAATACTGCAACCTGCAGGGTAGCATCAGATTTACTAACTGTTATAAGGTATTGTGAATATGACACAAGATATAGTTTGACTTGCATTTTGCCAAGTTTACAGCATGGCTTGGCGTTGCttccttttatttcttttaaaaGAACATGGTCCATACTTACGAGATGAAGATGTGGAAAATAAACAGATACAACTATTATCATTATTCATTTTCAGAGGTATCAAACAGAAAAATGGGCTTACTTGCGCATTAAATAAGAAATTTTTTCTATTTTGGTCTCTAAGAACTACGGAAAAAAAAGGGCTAAACCAAAATACTTTAATTGAGCTACTGAACAGCAACTAATTGATGTCCACATGTTTATATGTCCATATTTAAGAATACAACTTTAAATTAAGATCCCTTGAATTTCCTTTTCCATTAAAATTTTATGATAAGAATGATTACTGAACTATTTGGCCCTAAATATACAAGTTAGCCATTGTAGAAAAAGTATATGATATTACTTTCTTCCCGACTTTGAAGTTCAATGAGTCCATGCCACGCCTAGTATCAGCATCGTCCAAAACGTCATCATGAATAAGGCTCCATATCTAAGATGCAAGGGAGAAGACAAGTCACTAAAACAaatatttctgaatgtttcgGAAAGTGGAATGAAACAAGACGCTTAAGATGCGTACATGAATCATTTCAGTTATCTCAGCAAGATGCATATGCCTTGCTCGAGGCTTATTCTCTAAGCCATCAGCTATGTCCATGCTTATAGCTGAAGCCATCAATAGTAGAACCTGAAACATCAATAGTCAGGAGCTTACAATGATGAAACTGAACGAGTAAATTATATATACTTGTGTCTACTAAAAAAAGTACATATCTACGGTATGATGATAAGATACAAGAACACACTATGAAATCTGGTCTTACAGTAGGACAAGTTCTTTTCCCTTCAGCTCCAGCTCTGAAGAAGTATCCAGCTGCTGATGTCAGTTCAGGCACCTGTGGAGATAGCACATATATTGAGTTCCATACGCCAAATAGCTCATCCAAAAGCTTAAGCTATTGGGAAAAGGTGGGTGATGTAGTTTATAGTATTTCATggtacagaaaaaaaaaagggtgaaaGTATCATTATATAGTGTAATTCAAGCAAAGATTACAGTTAAATTATGCACCTCAGCAACCACCATTGAGCGCAATCGATCTGTCACTTCAGAGACTTCATCTTTAATCAGCACAAAGGGGTCTAGCTGCTCCTACTACACAGAAAAAGGAATGGTTTTGTTAGGAGAACAGAATTCTGGCACATGTGATTGCCTTACATGGTTGAGACAAGAGTGACATGACTATACAGTGACAATAACAACCCAGTTGTTTGCCTTACTATGCACTCAATAGACTCACCACCCTCTGATTAATGCTTAAATAGAATAAAATAATCTATGTAGCATCATGATAAAGGAGTCTGTATGACCATATCTACCTTAGCTGTTAGCCCTGCTTTTCTGGAAGAATGATCACTTGTGCAGTGAAAATAACATGAACTCCAAGTAAATCTGTCCCAATAGCACATATTCTGTGaagcaagaagccaagaaggTGGTGTCAAAGCATTACATAGTATTGTGAATTTAGGATACTGGAAACATTTGACTTGCGTGCATACATGTGGATTAAATTTGAATGGGCAGTTGAAATGCATTGTAAACACAACCAAACTTATGTTTGACTGCGGGATGTTAGAGCAGCATGTGAGTATGGATTCCACTTTTCTGGTAGCTGTGTTCTTGTAGCAAGTGGGCATGGATTTCCAGTTTTCCACTTCTCTGATAACCAATACATGTCAAAGCAACGAATATGTTTAGAGGCCTAAGTCTGCCAATATTCCTTCAAGCCTGAAAGAAATAATCTTTCTTGTAAACTGCATAATTGTTACAGGGAGGAAGTCAACGCACTGCTTTGGTGTAGTAGCAAAAGGGATGCGAGCTGCACAAAGGATATTAACAAGCTCTAACGTAGAATGATAATCCAACTGCTACGCTGACAAATCAGTGAAATCGAATGAACTAACCAAGAATTCATAATGAAATACATTTCCTCCTCATCATGCTAAAATGCTAATACCAAGAAAAGGGAACCATAGTTTTTAAGAGTAGAACATGGTGAAGTATCAGCGAATCTGCAAAGGCAGCATCTGCTACTGGAGCAGATAAACTAACCAATTCGCGTCGCGGTTCCAAACTATTGAACAACAGTTGTCAAGCTCCCATTTGCCACCAGCACTGCTGCAATGACCCTACATGCCTTTGCATTGTGTGCAGTTTTGCTCAAGCCTTATGGATGTTGTCACTATGGCACTAAAGCTGCGGTGTACATTTCAATCCACGACATAATGCAACTCTGCAAGGTGGAGATGCAAAATGCTTACATTAGCATTTTAGTAAGTATCTCCCACGAAACCGCAGATCCAGATTTGTTCTCCCTCTCAGTTATCGGACAGCAACGCATCGACGTGACAAAAAGAAACCTTTTGCAAAATTACAGAGGGGCAAAGAAAAAGTATCCCCAAATGAAGAACTCATAGATGCGGGATCCGTAAGTCTCACCGTTGGCATTCGGGGAGCGGAGGAAGCGGTGGAGGCTGAGCGCAGGAGCCCAGCGAGAAGAAGCCGTCCCGGCAGCATCATGGCCGGTCCCAATCGCCGGGGAGGCCGCCTGAGGCCTGGCCACCGCTGCCAGCGAGATGCGTTGACCAGAGCCAAATACCCCGGtcagcagcactgcagcagcagtGGTCTTTACTCTACTGATTTTTTGGaaatgactatatttcacaaaaTGTATTTAAATCGAACTTTAGTTAAAATATATTTTAAGAAGTGAGTATTACTGCAGGAGAATATAACGGTGGTGCCAGCAGTCTATTTGAAATGGTATTGAAGGATACTGAATTTTATTTTTACAACAATGGTGCGTAATATATTGCAAAAAAATCTACATATTAATATCAATGTAcacattttattaaaaaaatagatgaACACCCAAAAATAACCTGAGTACTATGTAGGCTCTAGTTGTTGAATTGAGTTGGATGGAATTGGAAAGATCATAAAACTTATCATGTGTTTTTTAATACTTATCATgactgtcacacccggttttaaaggtaaaatcgaatgctacctatatgtatgccaggatcaaatttcatacatatagtgacatcataagtaaataacagcaacagtatcacgtgaaaagatacaaataaagacttacaaaccatcagagatatacaCCTTAATTATGGAAACGgaagctccaaacttcacacgcaatcgactgggggctgcgtacgcctaggactcagcatcatcttcacaacaacttcatagcagcttcttcttctgagcaacgttgtttatagcaagggtgagcacttgtcgtactcagcaagtgtgaggagaatatgaatgcaagggttaatcaaggaaaggctgactggttgattgcattaaacatttttagttggtcaaattttattagcacctgattactaaggtatgagtatataccaacccacaattaatataaacataaatataagccataagcatatggcacaaccataaccatagcataaaccacaatttaaatccatcttcaagtatattactcatgtgagggtccaggccgctcttaaccgtgagcacggctgatcgatcagttttacactctgcagaggttgcacatctttacccacaagtcgcgtaaaagttcaaaagaactttagacccaaccacgcttgtgctgatcaggcacaataccacacttccgaggtgtgattgcatagggacgctacgaggcttttacaaagattcattagtcagtggtaacccgctaaggtttcggtgtctggcgtgcaccacccatcccaggtaaaatgcaacgactcagtcccccctcttgcctcatcacgagtaaggtcaccccagactaaggtttctaattaatcagccaagaccagagccatttagtcttgtggtagcactgttttcctgggtggttctccatgttccaattaaaatattgtaatcttgtattaacaaaaggtatatcataaatagaataagttcaccatgttgttcattagaaccaccataacccaagtatagcagctaagcatagctacccaacagaaaggtaaacccaggttggcaaggaataatcataaaaactaggcaaaccttaataggacccatcaaatttaatgcaagcatatgcaatagtgattaaacaaagttattgggacaaaagcacaaggacacacttgcctttctcgcCGTTGCTGCCCGTCGtgtttccgccgccgccgccaccgacccGGTGCTCCGTTTCCACCGCAGACGAGCTCCTCATATCCCAGGCCACCGATTCCGCCACGTTCCAGTCTCCTCCACTTGCTCCTGCTCCGCTGGCCTGAGGCTCCAGGAGCTCGGCCATGGCCGGCAGGAATCCGATCAGAGCAGCGCCGCTCTTTCTCCATCTCCCCGACCCGTGTCTCTTGGGCCTAAAGGCTCGTAATCCCCTTGAAAAGCCCACTTAACAATTGTGGCTGCCAAATCTCAGCCCATAAGCTACAGGTCAGAGAGGCATgaaggccctgtttgtatacgcttttttGGACCTCGCTTATCTgacaagcaagcttatctgataagcctgctgcctggagaatctgttgtctgaataagcagggtgtttggcaatcctgattattttgtatCGATTATCTGTCCaagttggtaaattgacctgaatgcccctaaagctgataatagctcatttttattgtgaatttgaggagaagacaataattctaatgtCCAACTTTAGTTCCTCTTcctcctacaggctacagcagcTACATATTCTCATCATCTCATGGCGAATATGTGGGAAAATGGCAAACAATGACAGGTCGGTGCTAAATACGGGAAATGGTATTGTCCATCCATGGTTGCTATTCATCTGGTCAAGAGGCTATAGCCCCCTTCAGATTAGCTAGAGTTAACAGAAAGTTGCTAAACTACCCAAACTTGCCAAGTCCAATTTCAACCATCCAATGCTCGAACTTCCCCAGCTACTGCAacccggcggcgggacggcgccgaggcggcaggagagtccggcggcggggccggatcCCAGGGGCAGGAGCGtcgagcggcggaggcggcccgcggcgggggcgtccggcggcgggggcggcgcccaggcggcccgcggcgggggcaacgcccaggcggcccgcggcgggggcgtccggcggcgggggcggcgggcggcaggggcctggcaggggcggccggcggaggtAGGGAGGTGGGCCGGCCGAcccgagcggcggtggcggtcgcCTGGAGGCAGCGTTGCCCGAGGGTACTCGGGGGAAAAATGCTCCGCTTGCCCCAGAAGCGTCTCCAGACCCGCGTAGGAGATAAGCTGGGTCCTAGTTCAATTCCAGATTTTCCACTAAGCGGCTTATGTGACAAGCGGGGAATAAGCAAGGTgtttgggtgggtttatcgcttattttttaccaataagcgggaaataagcgactccaaacaggcCCGAAATCTTGTCGATCTTTCCTAAGATTTTAAACTCATGCGTATGTTAAAAATTCATATTAGGTGGGGATGCAAGCCAACCAGCCAGCATCATTTGTTGATCACATAACACATATGTATGTGCAGCTAATTAATTTTCTTGTTTATTTTGATGTGTTTCGTTGTTCTAATATGTATAACTTATCATATTTATTAGATCCTGACTTTTACATGTATACATGCTTCAAAGCTTTGTTAAACTTGATTTAAAAATTTACGAAACCTAATTCaatattttcataattaaaATGTGATTCAACATTAATCTCGCCATTAGCCATGGTGGGCACTTAGAGTGGCACGCTAGAGAAGATTGATATGAAGTTGAGGATTTTCTTTCAAACAATATAAAAAGAATGATGCTTTTCAAGTAAAGATATGAAGCTGAttaattttccttttatttttatgtGTTTCTTTGTTCTAATATGTATAACTAATCATGTCTATTACTACCTTCGTTCAAaatataggtcattttagcttttctagatacataggttctgctatgtatctagacatactcCGTAACTCAATATTTAGATGCGTAGCATCTACAAAAGGTAAAACGACTTACactttggaatggagggagtagattccAATTTTTTGCATTTAAACATGCTTCAACGTTATGTTAAACTTGATTTAACAATTTGGGAAAGATTGATATGAATATAGTTAAGGATTTTATATGGAGGGCATGCCATGTTAAATTTTAAATACTAAACTTTTGGGATTATTATTGGACCAATGACAATTGGCACAGGTTGGAGGCACTTCCAAAGGGGTGGGGGCGCAACCTAACAGATTTGGTACACAAGCTTTGGCCATGACCAACCTTCAAGCTTCGCCCTGCCAACAAACATATATGGACTGCTAGGGAAACGACCCCGGAGACCAGCCTGATAGACTATATCTATGAACTTCAAATAAGTCCCTACTTTCCTAATAAGGGTACTGGCTCGCGAGGAGTATTTAATGGGGCGGCTGAGGCTTGACGTCGGCGAGGTCGAGTCGATGTGGAGCCAGCCGCACTAGATCATACATAGAGATGGATTGGCCGGTCGGCATGCATGACCATGCATCAGTTAGGGTTTTAGGGagttgtttagttttttttaaggtTCTTCGTTGGGAGTCCGTTTTTTTCTTTGGAAAGATTGATATGAATATAGTTCAGGATTTTATTTGGAGGGTGCGCCATGTTAAATTTTAAATACCAAACTTTTGGGATTATTGGACCAATGACCAGTGGCGGAGCTTGGAGGCACTTCCAAACAGGGGCCAAGCCAACAGATTTGGTTTGCTAATTAGAAAATATACAAGGTAAAACTCAGCGCTTATTGAAGAAAACTTTTACCAGCAGAGGGCCATGACCAACCTCCAAATAGACCCGAGCATTTTAAGTCCAGCCCGATCCTGATGGGTTTTGGCACGCTCACGCTAGCTGTCGAGTCGGGGTGGTCAACGAAAATCAAGCTCGAAAAAAAATCAGGCTAGCCCGAGCCGCccaaacaattaattttatttatttttcaactaaaaaagaATGCCTCACCCAAGCCTGGCCCGAACCCAACCTAAAAACTCGGCCTGACAACGCCCATGGGCTGTTCGTGAGCATAAATTTTCAGTCCGAAATGAAACGAAATTTTTACCGGCCCAGCCCGCAAAATGCTCAGGACTACCTCCAAGCTTCGGCCCTGCCAACAAACATATATGGATTGTATTTAAATGTTTTTGAATTGGATTGGATATTAGACAGTTTGTATTGGACTTGGATTGGGTTTGGATTGTTTTACGTGGTTTTAACTGGACTTGGACTGGGTTTGGATTGCTTTACGTGGTTTTAACTGGACTTGTTCATTTGGACTGGGATTGCAATGTTATTACTTATTACGTACCTTCTCCATCCTTACTTCTGTAGATATCAAATTCCCATCTGGTAAAACGATCGACTTACACCTATTTTCTGTTAGAGAGGTCGGATTACAACACCTAAACTATCTCCAATCCTGatataaatataataaataaatagttAACT
The genomic region above belongs to Setaria italica strain Yugu1 chromosome VI, Setaria_italica_v2.0, whole genome shotgun sequence and contains:
- the LOC101774905 gene encoding solanesyl-diphosphate synthase 1, mitochondrial isoform X3, producing MMLPGRLLLAGLLRSASTASSAPRMPTNMCYWDRFTWSSCYFHCTSDHSSRKAGLTAKEQLDPFVLIKDEVSEVTDRLRSMVVAEVPELTSAAGYFFRAGAEGKRTCPTVLLLMASAISMDIADGLENKPRARHMHLAEITEMIHIWSLIHDDVLDDADTRRGMDSLNFKVGKKVAVLAGDFLLFRAFSAAVSLDNTEVVSLLATAVNNLVTGELMQMSITPAQRCSMDYYLQKTYYKTAALISNSCKAIAVLAEQTTEVQALAYQYGRHLGIAYQLIDDILDFTGTSASLGKASLSDIHQGIVTAPILFAMEEFPELHEIVEQGFDDPLNVKTALKYLSKSQGIKRTRSLAAEHAKLAAGAIDDLPDSEDQVVLNSRQALKDLAQKFMRRTK
- the LOC101774905 gene encoding solanesyl-diphosphate synthase 1, mitochondrial isoform X1, producing MPTCYKNTATRKVESILTCCSNIPQSNISLVVFTMHFNCPFKFNPHNMCYWDRFTWSSCYFHCTSDHSSRKAGLTAKEQLDPFVLIKDEVSEVTDRLRSMVVAEVPELTSAAGYFFRAGAEGKRTCPTVLLLMASAISMDIADGLENKPRARHMHLAEITEMIHIWSLIHDDVLDDADTRRGMDSLNFKVGKKVAVLAGDFLLFRAFSAAVSLDNTEVVSLLATAVNNLVTGELMQMSITPAQRCSMDYYLQKTYYKTAALISNSCKAIAVLAEQTTEVQALAYQYGRHLGIAYQLIDDILDFTGTSASLGKASLSDIHQGIVTAPILFAMEEFPELHEIVEQGFDDPLNVKTALKYLSKSQGIKRTRSLAAEHAKLAAGAIDDLPDSEDQVVLNSRQALKDLAQKFMRRTK
- the LOC101774905 gene encoding solanesyl-diphosphate synthase 1, mitochondrial isoform X4 gives rise to the protein MVVAEVPELTSAAGYFFRAGAEGKRTCPTVLLLMASAISMDIADGLENKPRARHMHLAEITEMIHIWSLIHDDVLDDADTRRGMDSLNFKVGKKVAVLAGDFLLFRAFSAAVSLDNTEVVSLLATAVNNLVTGELMQMSITPAQRCSMDYYLQKTYYKTAALISNSCKAIAVLAEQTTEVQALAYQYGRHLGIAYQLIDDILDFTGTSASLGKASLSDIHQGIVTAPILFAMEEFPELHEIVEQGFDDPLNVKTALKYLSKSQGIKRTRSLAAEHAKLAAGAIDDLPDSEDQVVLNSRQALKDLAQKFMRRTK
- the LOC101774905 gene encoding solanesyl-diphosphate synthase 1, mitochondrial isoform X2, whose product is MPTCYKNTATRKVESILTCCSNIPQSNISLVVFTMHFNCPFKFNPHNMCYWDRFTWSSCYFHCTSDHSSRKAGLTAKEQLDPFVLIKDEVSEVTDRLRSMVVAEVPELTSAAGYFFRAGAEGKRTCPTVLLLMASAISMDIADGLENKPRARHMHLAEITEMIHIWSLIHDDVLDDADTRRGMDSLNFKVGKKVAVLAGDFLLFRAFSAAVSLDNTEVVSLLATAVNNLVTGELMQMSITPAQRCSMDYYLQKTYYKTAALISNSCKAIAVLAEQTTEGIAYQLIDDILDFTGTSASLGKASLSDIHQGIVTAPILFAMEEFPELHEIVEQGFDDPLNVKTALKYLSKSQGIKRTRSLAAEHAKLAAGAIDDLPDSEDQVVLNSRQALKDLAQKFMRRTK